In Salarias fasciatus chromosome 20, fSalaFa1.1, whole genome shotgun sequence, a single window of DNA contains:
- the c20h1orf174 gene encoding UPF0688 protein C1orf174 homolog codes for MIHTMEGQLDNLKPRKRKNNSEARSSRKVSAAGRCVRSPKRQSDAESSSAADCCRRPADPLERISRISCECHLSAGRRRCSASPELAGCDGKENELRTGQDGDRDNSIGDKRESERRDYEERGKMVFFPDDDSNEILPVEQFFGNLDTVQDFPQRSVAAAASPRSHREHRRRHYYAPEDSDDEEACWGDVAAT; via the exons ATGATCCACACG ATGGAGGGCCAGCTTGATAACCTGAAGCccagaaagaggaagaacaacTCTGAGGCCAGAAGTTCCAGAAAG GTTTCTGCTGCGGGGCGCTGCGTGAGGAGTCCGAAGAGGCAATCCGACGCCGAGAGCTCCTCGGCGGCAGACTGCTGCCGGAGGCCGGCCGACCCTCTGGAGAGGATCTCCCGGATCAGCTGCGAGTGCCACCTGTCcgccgggaggaggaggtgctcgGCGTCGCCCGAGCTGGCGGGCTGCGACGGGAAGGAGAACGAGCTGCGGACGGGCCAGGATGGAGACAGAGACAACAGCATCGGGGACAAACGGGAGTCCGAGCGCAGGGATTATGAAGAAAGAGGGAAGATGGTCTTCTTCCCGGATGACGACAGTAATGAGATCCTTCCAGTGGAGCAGTTCTTTGGAAACCTGGACACTGTGCAG GACTTTCCTCAAAGatcggtggcggcggcggcgtctcccCGCAGCCACCGGGAGCACAGGAGGCGCCATTACTACGCCCCGGAGGACAGCGACGACGAGGAGGCGTGCTGGGGCGACGTAGCGGCCACTTAG
- the dffb gene encoding DNA fragmentation factor subunit beta: protein MLRLFHKSKPFKIRSVGENKKYGVAVKDVKELLKKSCKLLQVPSSGAQVCLYDDGTIVTEEFFPTLPDNTELVLLSRGQTWSGVVSDIGQLLNTDRHADSLIEAARELLCNEKSSKQRKILSDLLQNLEDKSEMESREDDQDWFLGVGSRFKTKSAYMKSNCESRIRSYMKEVDEAAKSIEKAKVKAEFLKASKCLTEILKEAKYNGCYFDRTEKTSERLCTQEGWFTCQGSFDEKACPSLHSINPYGSRESRIVFSTWNLDHRIEKRRTIIPALLDALQNHKSSDVNLDYFYQLLFTRENLKLVHIVCHKKEAHNLSCDDKKIFSSNANKSKPKAQVRKRRRT from the exons ATGTTACGGCTTTTCCACAAGAGTAAACCTTTTAAAATTAGGAGTGttggtgaaaataaaaagtacGGAGTGGCAGTGAAAGATGTGAAGGAGCTTCTGAAAAAGAGCTgcaagctgctgcag GTCCCCTCCTCTGGTGCTCAAGTGTGTTTGTATGATGATGGGACAATTGTGACTGAGGAGTTCTTCCCGACTCTGCCTGACAACACTGAACTCGTGCTTCTATCTCGAGGCCAGACTTGGAGCGGAG TTGTGAGTGACATCGGTCAGCTCCTGAACACAGACCGCCATGCGGACAGCCTGATTGAAGCAGCGAGGGAACTGCTCTGCAATGAGAAATCATCAAAACAGCGCAAAATCCTGAGCGACCTGCTCCAGAACCTGGAGGACAAGTCCGAGATGGAGAGCCGAGAGGACGACCAGGACTGGTTTCTAG GTGTTGGTTCTCGATTCAAGACTAAGTCTGCGTACATGAAGTCCAACTGTGAAAGCAGGATACGAAGCTACATGAAAGAG GTCGATGAGGCCGCAAAAAGTATCGAGAAAGCAAAAGTCAAGGCCGAGTTCCTGAAAGCGTCCAAGTGTCTGACGGAAATTTTAAAGGAAGCAAAGTACAACGGCTGCTACTTCGACCGGACTGAGAAGACGTCGGAGCGCCTCTGCACCCAGGAGGGATGGTTCACCTGCCAG GGATCTTTTGACGAGAAGGCGTGTCCGTCTCTTCACTCCATCAACCCGTACGGCAGCCGCGAGAGCCGGATCGTGTTCAGCACCTGGAACCTGGACCACAG GATTGAAAAGAGGAGGACGATCATCCCCGCCTTGCTGGACGCGCTGCAGAACCACAAGAGCAGCGACGTCAATCTGGACTACTTCTACCAGCTGCTGTTCACCAGGGAGAACCTCAAGCTGGTTCACATCGTCTGCCACAAGAAAGAAGCCCACAACCTTTCATGTGACGACAAGAAAATCTTCTCCAGCAACGCAAACAAGTCCAAACCGAAGGCACAAGTCAGGAAGAGACGCCGCACTTAG